One window of the Mycobacterium sp. SVM_VP21 genome contains the following:
- a CDS encoding cyclopropane mycolic acid synthase family methyltransferase, with product MTDTPAARTLRPHFADVQAHYDLSDDFFALFQDPTRTYSCAYFEPPELSLEQAQIAKIDLNLDKLDLQPGMTLLDIGCGWGSTMKRAIERYDVNVIGLTLSKNQHAYAQRLLDTIATDRERRILLHGWEEFDQPVDRIVSIEAFEHFGHERYDDFFVRCFDIMPTDGRMTIQSSVSYHPYDLNARGKKLTFETARFIKFILTEIFPGGRLPTTDMMVEHGQKAGFSVPEALSLRPHYIKTLQVWADALEANKEKAIEIQSDEVYQRYLKYLRGCEYYFIDEVLDVSLVSYLKPGAATGS from the coding sequence ATGACTGATACTCCGGCCGCCAGGACCTTACGGCCGCATTTCGCCGACGTCCAAGCTCACTACGACCTCTCCGACGACTTCTTCGCGCTGTTCCAGGATCCGACCCGCACTTACAGCTGTGCCTATTTCGAGCCGCCGGAGCTGTCACTGGAACAGGCCCAGATCGCCAAGATCGATCTCAATCTCGACAAGCTCGACCTGCAGCCCGGAATGACGCTGCTCGACATCGGCTGCGGTTGGGGTTCCACGATGAAGCGGGCGATCGAGCGCTACGACGTCAACGTCATCGGGCTCACCCTGTCGAAGAATCAACATGCCTACGCGCAGCGGCTACTGGACACCATCGCTACCGATCGTGAGCGCCGAATACTGCTGCACGGGTGGGAAGAGTTCGATCAGCCGGTCGACCGAATCGTTTCTATTGAGGCGTTCGAGCATTTCGGGCACGAGCGCTACGACGACTTCTTCGTACGGTGTTTCGACATCATGCCCACGGACGGGCGAATGACGATCCAGAGCAGCGTCAGCTACCATCCCTACGATCTGAATGCGCGCGGCAAGAAGCTGACGTTCGAGACCGCCCGCTTCATCAAGTTCATCCTCACCGAGATCTTCCCCGGCGGCCGACTGCCCACCACCGACATGATGGTTGAGCACGGCCAGAAGGCCGGTTTTTCTGTTCCAGAAGCGCTTTCGCTGCGGCCGCACTACATCAAGACCCTGCAGGTCTGGGCCGATGCGTTGGAAGCCAACAAGGAAAAGGCCATCGAGATTCAGTCCGACGAGGTATACCAGCGCTACCTGAAGTACTTACGCGGCTGCGAGTACTACTTCATCGACGAAGTCCTCGACGTCAGCCTGGTCAGCTACCTCAAACCCGGCGCCGCGACGGGCTCCTAA
- a CDS encoding homoserine O-acetyltransferase has product MTISDVSRQLLPAESETGVVAIGSLTLQSGAVLDDVHIAVQRWGELSPQRDNVVMVLHALTGDSHVTGPAGPGHPTPGWWDGVIGPGAPIDTDRWCAVATNVLGGCRGSTGPGSLARDGKPWGSKFPAITIRDQVEADIAALAALGITEVAAVLGGSMGGARGLEWMVSHPDRVGAALLLAVGARATADQIGTQSTQIAAIKADPDWQGGDYHGTGRSPEAGLAIARRIAHLTYRGEAELDRRFANAAQDGEDPADGGRYAVQSYLEHQGDKLVSRFDAGSYVILSDSLSSFDVGAGRGGVAAALRGCPVPAVVAGIASDRLYPLRLQAELAELLPGCDGLQVLDSDCGHDGFLLDTARVGELIRQTLDLASSARERRR; this is encoded by the coding sequence GTGACGATCTCCGACGTGTCCAGGCAGTTGCTGCCCGCCGAGTCAGAGACCGGCGTGGTCGCCATCGGGTCACTGACGCTGCAAAGCGGCGCGGTGCTCGATGACGTCCACATCGCCGTGCAGCGCTGGGGCGAGCTGTCGCCCCAGCGCGACAACGTCGTCATGGTGCTGCATGCACTGACCGGGGATTCCCACGTCACCGGGCCCGCCGGGCCGGGCCATCCCACCCCGGGCTGGTGGGACGGGGTCATCGGCCCCGGCGCTCCGATCGACACCGACCGCTGGTGTGCAGTAGCCACCAACGTGTTGGGCGGCTGCCGCGGCTCAACCGGCCCGGGATCCCTGGCCCGCGACGGGAAGCCTTGGGGCTCAAAGTTTCCCGCAATCACGATCCGCGACCAGGTCGAGGCCGACATCGCCGCACTGGCTGCGCTGGGTATCACCGAAGTGGCCGCCGTGCTGGGCGGTTCGATGGGTGGTGCCCGCGGGCTGGAGTGGATGGTGAGTCACCCGGATCGGGTGGGCGCGGCCTTGCTGCTGGCCGTCGGCGCCCGGGCCACCGCCGACCAGATCGGCACGCAGAGCACCCAGATCGCGGCCATCAAGGCCGACCCGGACTGGCAGGGCGGCGACTATCACGGCACCGGCCGCAGCCCCGAGGCCGGACTAGCGATCGCCCGGCGGATCGCGCACCTGACTTACCGCGGTGAGGCCGAGCTGGACCGGCGGTTCGCCAATGCAGCCCAGGACGGGGAGGACCCGGCTGACGGCGGGCGCTACGCGGTGCAGAGCTACCTGGAACATCAGGGCGACAAGCTGGTGTCGCGGTTCGACGCGGGCAGCTACGTGATCCTGAGCGACTCGCTGTCCAGCTTCGACGTGGGCGCCGGACGTGGCGGGGTGGCCGCGGCGTTGCGTGGCTGCCCGGTTCCCGCGGTGGTCGCCGGGATCGCCTCGGACCGGCTGTACCCGCTGCGGTTGCAGGCCGAGCTGGCCGAACTGCTGCCCGGCTGCGACGGGCTGCAGGTACTCGACTCCGACTGCGGACACGACGGCTTCCTGCTGGACACCGCCCGAGTCGGCGAGCTGATCCGCCAGACTTTGGACTTGGCGAGCTCGGCCCGGGAACGCCGACGGTGA
- a CDS encoding PE-PPE domain-containing protein, giving the protein MKVRPMFHSLGVAAVAVTSTAAVVASPIMTPALAASSGARTMVADVTLLDNVALVMGGSGTPIPGTWDFHWADQYLSHLGYDGYTVQGVFTPEGLYPGTGVKSLPLDTSVDQGVRMLDSTLRDRIEAGDNVVVYGVSQSAVLSSIEMNHLLASGNAPDADQLSFVLIANEMFPNGGLLSRFAVPEVPLYIPSMGIDFYGATPDTPYATDIYVAEYDGFSDFPRYPLNFLSVLNAVLGIALVHGPGYTRPDSIDSAQLLLGSTNYDGPLTLPDGASAALNTDYYMIPTEILPLLQPLLGIPVLGEPLYDLLEPVTRILVDLGYGNVDTYVGGELTHGGWDQGPANLLTTYGVLPDIDVMTLLNSLWQGAQHGFDDFIYDLGHLSLGSPADALGSGMDFSLPSLLDVVNTFSGAAATLYSVLLPTADIINALLTTMPAYDISMFFNAFGNGDDLLTTLTNAIGMPIAADAGLIPTAIGFELMSMMSAFQSIANDFADLFSG; this is encoded by the coding sequence ATGAAGGTAAGGCCCATGTTCCACTCGCTGGGCGTTGCGGCGGTGGCTGTGACCAGCACCGCCGCGGTGGTTGCCTCGCCGATCATGACGCCGGCCTTGGCGGCCTCTTCTGGGGCACGCACGATGGTCGCCGACGTGACGCTCCTCGACAACGTGGCCCTGGTCATGGGCGGCAGCGGCACCCCCATCCCGGGGACATGGGACTTTCACTGGGCCGATCAATACCTCTCGCACCTCGGATACGACGGCTACACCGTGCAGGGCGTCTTCACGCCCGAAGGCCTGTACCCGGGTACCGGCGTCAAGAGCCTGCCGCTGGACACCTCGGTCGATCAGGGTGTGCGGATGCTCGACTCGACTCTCCGCGACCGCATCGAGGCCGGCGACAATGTGGTGGTCTACGGCGTCTCGCAGAGCGCCGTCCTCTCCTCGATTGAGATGAACCACCTGCTCGCTTCCGGCAACGCCCCCGACGCCGACCAATTGTCGTTCGTCTTGATCGCCAATGAGATGTTCCCCAACGGTGGCCTGCTGTCGCGCTTCGCCGTTCCCGAAGTCCCGCTGTATATCCCGTCGATGGGCATCGACTTCTACGGCGCCACGCCCGACACCCCCTACGCGACCGACATCTACGTCGCGGAATACGACGGATTCTCCGACTTCCCGCGCTATCCGCTGAACTTCCTCTCAGTGCTCAACGCCGTGCTGGGAATCGCGCTGGTACACGGCCCCGGCTACACCCGGCCGGACTCCATCGACAGTGCACAGCTGTTGCTGGGCTCCACCAACTACGACGGGCCTTTGACACTGCCCGACGGCGCCTCGGCTGCGCTCAACACCGACTACTACATGATCCCGACGGAGATCCTGCCGCTGCTGCAGCCGCTGCTCGGAATCCCGGTGCTCGGCGAGCCGCTGTATGACCTGCTGGAGCCCGTCACCCGGATCCTGGTCGACCTGGGCTACGGCAACGTCGACACCTACGTCGGCGGCGAATTGACCCATGGCGGCTGGGACCAGGGCCCGGCCAATCTGCTCACCACTTACGGCGTGCTCCCGGACATCGACGTCATGACGCTGCTGAACTCGCTGTGGCAGGGTGCGCAGCACGGATTCGACGACTTCATCTACGACCTCGGGCACCTGTCGCTCGGGAGCCCGGCCGATGCGCTCGGTTCGGGGATGGACTTCTCGCTGCCCAGTCTGCTCGACGTCGTCAACACCTTCTCCGGCGCGGCCGCCACGCTGTATTCGGTGCTGCTGCCGACCGCAGACATCATCAACGCCTTGCTGACCACCATGCCCGCCTACGACATCAGCATGTTCTTCAACGCGTTCGGCAACGGCGACGACCTGCTGACCACACTGACGAACGCCATCGGAATGCCGATCGCGGCCGACGCTGGACTGATCCCCACGGCCATCGGGTTCGAACTGATGAGCATGATGAGCGCGTTCCAGTCGATCGCCAACGACTTCGCCGACTTGTTCAGCGGCTAG
- a CDS encoding cellulase family glycosylhydrolase, producing the protein MARRRSGKLNRRLGAAVGSALVAGVAVPVPAGADVIGDMLEQVMAPFVGADTHSVDWSALSSPAAWDAFFDPEHWNDVLAGLSAAPSEGAADATMWLQQLIYTPLHSGIESWIHSTGHTPILDGLNDLSRALGWGAMIADGTAGTEAHPDGGDAGWLFGDGGAGWDNTAVGGGGAGGAAGMFGNGGAGGDGGEGGLGGNGGDGGAGGWLIGVGGTGGDAGNGVYGGAGSLPALGGAGGAAGMFGIHGAVGHFGTLAGAPASGPYTGLSTTGAWITDSEGRVVILHGLNQVYKIAPYTPGADGFGDDDAAFLAANGFNAVRVGVLWAGVEPQPGVFDPDYLAAIKQTVQTLSDHGIYSILDFHQDFYSAGFGGDGAPEWAVLTGGLPNPDVGQIGTYLFNPAQLHAWDAFWSNAKAEDGIGLANHYARSWQYVADYFKDDASVAGYGIINEPWPGSPWLSGVLGSPHFDAQTLTPFYNQMAAAIRSVDPNTPVLFEPTFLFNTAIPTSLDAVDDPHGIFAFHNYCLANSVFEIDFGCGLNFDILLNNAATYADSHNIPALMTEFGATANAGVIANTLAHTNPFRYGWLEWAYTGGDVASSSPEGQALVFDTNLPPVGDNVDAAKLAALAEPYPQTIAGVPNAWSFSSDGSGIFHFNYSTAMADGSGSFAADAQTRIVMPALQYPNGYQVDVIGGHVVSGPGSSVLIIAADPGATTVDVQVKPA; encoded by the coding sequence ATGGCTCGACGTCGTAGTGGGAAGTTGAATCGTCGGCTGGGCGCCGCAGTGGGTTCGGCTCTGGTGGCCGGTGTGGCCGTGCCGGTCCCGGCGGGCGCCGACGTGATCGGCGACATGCTTGAGCAGGTGATGGCACCGTTCGTGGGTGCGGACACCCACAGCGTGGACTGGTCCGCGCTGTCGAGCCCGGCGGCCTGGGACGCATTCTTCGATCCGGAGCACTGGAACGACGTCCTCGCCGGGTTGTCCGCCGCGCCGAGCGAGGGAGCGGCCGATGCGACGATGTGGTTGCAGCAGCTCATCTACACGCCGCTGCACTCCGGCATCGAAAGCTGGATCCACAGCACCGGTCACACGCCAATCCTGGACGGGCTCAACGACCTCAGTAGGGCGCTGGGCTGGGGTGCGATGATCGCCGACGGTACGGCGGGAACCGAGGCGCATCCCGACGGCGGTGACGCGGGCTGGCTGTTCGGCGATGGCGGCGCCGGCTGGGACAACACCGCAGTCGGTGGCGGAGGGGCCGGGGGAGCGGCGGGCATGTTCGGAAACGGCGGTGCCGGCGGCGACGGCGGTGAGGGCGGTCTCGGCGGCAATGGGGGAGACGGCGGTGCCGGCGGCTGGTTGATCGGCGTCGGCGGGACCGGTGGGGACGCGGGCAACGGGGTCTATGGCGGCGCCGGAAGCTTGCCGGCGCTGGGCGGTGCCGGCGGCGCGGCCGGCATGTTCGGCATCCACGGTGCGGTCGGGCATTTCGGCACTCTGGCCGGTGCCCCGGCCAGCGGCCCCTACACCGGCCTGTCCACCACCGGCGCCTGGATCACCGACAGCGAAGGCAGGGTGGTGATCCTGCACGGGCTCAACCAGGTCTACAAGATCGCGCCGTATACCCCGGGCGCCGACGGGTTCGGCGACGATGACGCCGCGTTCCTGGCCGCCAACGGCTTCAATGCCGTCCGGGTAGGCGTGCTCTGGGCGGGCGTGGAGCCGCAGCCCGGCGTATTCGACCCCGATTACCTCGCCGCGATCAAGCAGACCGTGCAAACCCTGTCCGACCATGGCATTTACAGCATCCTCGACTTCCACCAGGACTTCTACAGCGCCGGCTTCGGCGGCGACGGCGCGCCGGAGTGGGCGGTGCTGACCGGTGGGTTGCCCAACCCCGACGTGGGTCAGATCGGCACCTACCTGTTCAACCCCGCGCAGCTGCATGCCTGGGATGCGTTCTGGTCCAACGCCAAAGCCGAGGACGGCATCGGTCTGGCCAACCACTACGCGCGTTCCTGGCAGTACGTCGCCGACTACTTCAAGGACGATGCCAGTGTGGCCGGCTACGGCATCATCAACGAGCCGTGGCCGGGCTCGCCGTGGCTGTCGGGCGTGCTGGGCAGCCCACACTTCGATGCCCAGACCCTGACGCCGTTCTACAACCAGATGGCCGCGGCGATTCGCTCCGTCGACCCCAACACCCCGGTGCTGTTTGAGCCGACCTTCCTGTTCAACACGGCGATACCGACTTCGCTGGACGCCGTGGACGATCCGCACGGGATCTTCGCGTTCCACAACTACTGCCTGGCGAATTCGGTCTTCGAAATCGACTTCGGCTGCGGGCTGAATTTCGACATCCTGTTGAACAACGCTGCGACATATGCCGACTCGCACAATATTCCGGCACTGATGACCGAGTTCGGTGCCACCGCCAACGCCGGTGTCATCGCCAACACGCTGGCGCACACCAATCCCTTCCGGTACGGCTGGCTGGAGTGGGCCTATACCGGCGGTGACGTCGCCAGCAGCTCACCGGAGGGCCAGGCGCTGGTCTTCGACACCAATCTGCCGCCGGTCGGCGACAACGTCGACGCCGCCAAACTCGCAGCGCTGGCCGAGCCGTACCCGCAGACGATCGCCGGAGTCCCGAACGCCTGGTCGTTCAGCTCGGATGGTTCTGGCATCTTCCACTTCAACTACTCAACTGCGATGGCTGATGGTTCGGGCAGCTTCGCCGCCGACGCGCAGACCCGGATTGTGATGCCGGCTCTGCAGTACCCGAACGGCTACCAGGTGGATGTCATCGGCGGGCACGTGGTGTCGGGGCCGGGATCCTCGGTGCTGATCATTGCCGCCGATCCTGGCGCCACCACCGTCGACGTCCAGGTGAAGCCGGCCTGA
- a CDS encoding cyclopropane mycolic acid synthase family methyltransferase, with amino-acid sequence MPKNLTPHFKDVQAHYDLSDEFFQLFLDPTQTYSCAYFERDDMTLEQAQIAKIDLALGKLGLQPGMTLLDIGCGWGATMRRAVEAHDVNVIGLTLSKNQAVHVEAMFAGMDSQRTKRVLLEGWENFGEPVDRIVSIGAFEHFGHERYEDFFTMAHAVLPPDGVMLLHTISGLTLPQMADRGMPLTFAMARFIKFIATEIFPGGRLPTIEMVEEHSARAGFTLTRRHSLQPHYARTLDCWAAALEGNKDKAIEIQGQEVYDRYMHYLTGCANGFRTGYIDVNQYTLQK; translated from the coding sequence ATGCCGAAAAACCTAACACCGCATTTCAAAGACGTGCAGGCGCACTACGACCTGTCCGACGAGTTCTTCCAGCTCTTCCTCGACCCGACCCAGACCTACAGCTGCGCCTACTTCGAACGCGACGACATGACGCTCGAGCAAGCCCAGATCGCCAAGATCGACCTTGCGCTGGGCAAGCTGGGCCTGCAGCCCGGCATGACGCTGCTCGACATCGGCTGCGGCTGGGGGGCCACCATGCGGCGCGCCGTCGAAGCCCATGACGTCAACGTCATCGGCCTGACGTTGAGCAAGAACCAGGCCGTCCACGTGGAGGCCATGTTCGCCGGCATGGACAGTCAGCGCACCAAGCGGGTGCTATTGGAGGGTTGGGAGAACTTCGGCGAACCGGTCGATCGGATTGTGTCCATCGGCGCCTTCGAGCACTTCGGTCATGAGCGCTACGAGGACTTCTTCACCATGGCCCACGCCGTTCTGCCGCCCGACGGCGTGATGCTGCTACACACCATCTCCGGGTTGACGCTGCCGCAGATGGCCGACCGTGGCATGCCGCTGACCTTCGCGATGGCCCGGTTCATCAAGTTCATCGCCACCGAGATTTTCCCCGGCGGGCGGCTACCCACCATCGAGATGGTTGAAGAGCATTCGGCCCGAGCGGGTTTCACTCTGACCCGAAGGCACTCGCTGCAGCCCCATTACGCCAGGACCCTCGACTGCTGGGCGGCGGCGCTGGAAGGCAACAAAGACAAGGCGATCGAGATCCAGGGCCAAGAGGTCTATGACCGCTACATGCATTACCTGACCGGGTGCGCCAACGGATTCCGCACCGGCTACATCGACGTCAACCAGTACACCTTGCAGAAGTAG
- a CDS encoding PE-PPE domain-containing protein, translated as MKASPTFRPLAVAAIAASSAAALVAGPVLTPGLASAVRTVTADVTLLDNVALIMGGSGTPIPGPGSFAGAELYLDHLGYGGYTMQGVFTPEGLYPGTGVKSLPLDTSVDQGVKILTQTIMDRIGAGDNVVAFGVSQSAVISSLVMNDFAALGLGAPDADQLSFVLLANEMFPNGGLLSRFAVPGVPLYIPSLGIPFYGGTPDDTPYHTDIYMAEYDGYSDFPLYPLNIFATLNAVLGIAFVHGSGYSGDGVIDSAELMLGSTNYDGPLSLPDGVSAAVNTDYYAIPTDTLPLLQLMQSIPLLGVPLYDLLEPVTRILVDLGYGNVDTYVDGELTHGGWNMGPANVATPFALFPEDIDVMQLLSSLGQGVQHGIDAFIDDLGNLSLGGGAQGADVLPAADFVLPSLMDIVNTFSGAASTLYSQLLPLADVLNALFTTMPAYNISLFFNELGGDGDLLTNLVNAIGLPIAADVGLIPTAIGFDLLSIMSAVQSVVADFTDLFTA; from the coding sequence ATGAAGGCAAGCCCCACGTTCCGCCCGTTGGCCGTTGCGGCAATTGCCGCTTCCAGTGCCGCCGCCCTGGTTGCGGGTCCGGTGCTGACCCCTGGCTTGGCGTCCGCGGTACGGACGGTCACCGCCGACGTAACGCTGCTGGACAACGTCGCCCTGATCATGGGCGGCAGCGGCACCCCCATTCCGGGGCCCGGGTCATTTGCCGGCGCTGAGCTCTACCTCGACCACCTTGGGTACGGCGGCTACACCATGCAGGGCGTCTTCACCCCCGAGGGCTTGTACCCGGGCACCGGCGTCAAGAGCCTGCCGCTGGACACTTCGGTGGACCAGGGCGTGAAGATCCTTACGCAGACGATCATGGACCGCATCGGGGCCGGCGACAACGTGGTGGCCTTCGGCGTCTCGCAGAGCGCGGTCATCTCCTCGCTGGTGATGAACGACTTCGCCGCGCTGGGCCTCGGTGCGCCCGATGCGGACCAGCTGTCGTTCGTCCTGCTCGCAAACGAGATGTTCCCCAACGGCGGCCTGCTGTCCCGCTTCGCCGTGCCGGGTGTCCCGCTCTACATCCCGTCGTTGGGTATCCCGTTCTACGGGGGCACACCGGATGACACCCCCTATCACACCGACATCTACATGGCCGAGTACGACGGCTACTCGGATTTCCCGCTGTATCCGCTCAATATCTTTGCGACGCTCAACGCGGTACTGGGTATCGCGTTCGTGCACGGCTCCGGATATTCGGGCGACGGCGTCATCGACAGTGCCGAGCTGATGCTGGGGTCGACGAACTACGACGGGCCGCTGTCGCTTCCCGATGGCGTCTCGGCCGCAGTCAACACCGACTACTACGCGATCCCCACCGACACCCTGCCGCTGCTGCAGCTCATGCAGAGCATTCCGTTGCTCGGGGTGCCGCTGTATGACCTGCTCGAGCCGGTCACCAGGATCCTGGTCGACCTCGGCTACGGCAACGTCGACACCTACGTCGACGGCGAACTGACCCACGGCGGCTGGAACATGGGCCCGGCGAACGTCGCCACCCCGTTCGCGTTGTTCCCCGAAGACATCGACGTGATGCAGCTGCTGAGTTCGCTGGGACAGGGCGTGCAGCACGGCATCGACGCCTTCATCGATGACCTCGGGAACTTGTCGCTGGGCGGCGGCGCGCAGGGTGCCGATGTCTTGCCGGCGGCCGACTTCGTCCTGCCGAGCCTGATGGACATCGTGAACACGTTCTCCGGTGCGGCCTCGACGCTGTACTCGCAGCTGCTGCCGCTGGCGGACGTCCTCAACGCGTTGTTCACCACGATGCCGGCCTACAACATCAGCCTGTTCTTCAACGAACTCGGCGGCGACGGCGACCTGCTGACCAACCTGGTGAACGCGATCGGTCTTCCGATCGCTGCTGACGTCGGGCTCATCCCTACTGCCATCGGGTTCGACCTGTTGAGCATCATGAGCGCGGTTCAGTCGGTCGTCGCGGACTTCACCGACCTGTTCACCGCGTAG
- a CDS encoding class I SAM-dependent methyltransferase: MSPSEQGRRDRSLSFGSQAAAYERGRPSYPPEAIDWLLPPGARDVLDLGAGTGKLTARLVERGLDVVAVDPIAEMLEVLARALPATPALLGSAEQIPMPDNSVDAVLVAQAWHWFDPARAIPELVRVLRPGGRLGLVWNTRDERLGWVKELGAIIGREDARDVVDAGVSLPAPFGDIQSHQVEWTSYLTPQALIDLVASRSYCITSPDAVRTKTLDQVRNLLATHPALVGSTGLALPYITVCTRATLG; this comes from the coding sequence GTGAGCCCCTCCGAGCAGGGCCGCCGCGACCGCTCATTGTCGTTCGGGTCGCAGGCCGCCGCCTACGAGCGGGGCCGTCCGTCCTACCCCCCGGAGGCGATCGACTGGCTGCTGCCGCCGGGCGCCCGCGATGTCCTGGACCTGGGTGCCGGCACCGGCAAGCTCACCGCGCGCCTGGTGGAGCGCGGCTTGGACGTGGTGGCGGTGGACCCGATCGCCGAAATGCTCGAGGTGCTGGCCCGCGCCCTGCCGGCCACCCCGGCGCTGCTTGGGTCCGCCGAGCAGATCCCGATGCCCGACAACAGCGTCGACGCGGTGCTGGTGGCCCAGGCCTGGCACTGGTTCGACCCCGCGCGGGCCATCCCCGAGCTGGTCAGGGTGCTGCGGCCCGGCGGCCGGCTAGGGCTGGTGTGGAACACCCGCGACGAACGACTGGGCTGGGTCAAGGAACTCGGCGCGATCATCGGCCGCGAGGACGCCCGCGACGTTGTCGATGCCGGGGTGAGTCTGCCCGCGCCGTTCGGCGACATCCAAAGCCACCAGGTGGAGTGGACCAGCTACCTGACGCCGCAGGCCCTGATCGATCTGGTCGCTTCCCGCAGCTACTGCATCACCTCACCGGACGCGGTGCGCACCAAGACACTGGACCAGGTTCGCAACCTGCTGGCCACCCATCCGGCATTGGTCGGGTCCACCGGGCTGGCACTGCCCTACATCACGGTGTGCACCCGGGCCACGCTGGGCTGA
- a CDS encoding bifunctional o-acetylhomoserine/o-acetylserine sulfhydrylase produces the protein MTDNNIDPSSHWSFETKQVHAGQVPDAATNARALPIYQTTSYTFDNTDHAAKLFGLEQPGNIYTRIMNPTNDVVEQRIAALEGGVAALLVASGSAAATFAILNLAGAGDHIVSSPRLYGGTYNLFHYSLTKLGIETTFVEDPDDLESWRAAVRPNTKAFFAETISNPKIDVLDIPGVSGVAHDNGVPLIVDNTVATPYLIQPLAHGADIVVHSATKYLGGHGAAIAGVIVDGGTFDWTQGRHPGFTTPDPSYHGAVFADLGAPAFALKARVQLLRDLGSAISPFNAFLIAQGLETLSLRVERHVANAQRVAEFLEARDDVLSVNYAGLASSPWHARAQQLAPKGVGGVLSFELAGGIEAGKAFVDALQLHSHVANIGDVRSLVIHPASTTHGQLSAEEQLASGVTPGLVRLAVGIEGIDDILADLELGFAAASAQLGDSSALAAR, from the coding sequence ATGACCGACAACAACATCGACCCCAGTTCGCACTGGTCCTTCGAGACCAAGCAGGTCCACGCCGGGCAGGTTCCCGACGCGGCCACCAATGCCCGCGCGCTGCCGATCTACCAGACCACCTCCTACACGTTCGACAACACCGATCACGCGGCCAAGCTGTTCGGTCTGGAGCAGCCGGGCAACATCTACACCCGGATCATGAACCCGACCAATGACGTCGTCGAGCAGCGCATCGCCGCGCTCGAAGGTGGGGTCGCGGCGCTGCTGGTGGCCTCCGGGTCCGCCGCGGCAACCTTCGCGATCCTCAATCTCGCCGGCGCGGGCGACCACATCGTCTCCAGCCCGCGGCTCTACGGCGGCACCTACAACCTGTTCCACTACTCGCTGACCAAGCTGGGTATCGAGACCACCTTTGTCGAGGACCCCGATGACCTGGAGTCCTGGCGGGCGGCGGTGCGGCCCAACACTAAGGCTTTCTTCGCCGAGACCATCTCCAACCCGAAGATCGACGTACTCGACATCCCGGGTGTGTCGGGCGTGGCCCACGACAACGGCGTGCCCCTGATCGTCGACAACACCGTGGCGACCCCGTACCTGATCCAGCCGCTGGCCCACGGTGCCGACATCGTGGTGCACTCGGCTACCAAGTACTTGGGCGGACACGGCGCGGCGATCGCAGGCGTGATCGTCGACGGTGGGACCTTCGACTGGACGCAGGGCCGCCACCCCGGTTTCACCACACCCGACCCGAGCTACCACGGAGCGGTCTTCGCCGACCTGGGAGCGCCCGCGTTCGCACTCAAGGCCCGCGTGCAGCTGCTGCGCGACCTGGGATCCGCGATCTCGCCGTTCAATGCCTTCCTGATCGCCCAGGGCCTGGAGACATTGAGCCTGCGAGTGGAGCGGCACGTCGCCAACGCTCAGCGGGTCGCGGAGTTCCTGGAGGCCCGCGACGACGTGCTGAGCGTCAACTACGCCGGGCTGGCCAGCTCGCCGTGGCATGCACGGGCGCAGCAGCTGGCACCGAAGGGTGTCGGCGGCGTGCTCTCCTTCGAGCTCGCCGGCGGTATCGAAGCCGGCAAGGCGTTCGTCGACGCACTGCAGCTGCACAGCCACGTCGCCAACATCGGTGATGTGCGTTCGCTGGTGATTCACCCGGCGTCGACGACGCACGGCCAGCTCAGCGCCGAAGAACAGCTGGCCAGCGGTGTCACCCCGGGCCTGGTTCGCCTGGCGGTCGGCATCGAGGGCATCGACGACATCCTGGCGGACCTGGAACTCGGCTTCGCCGCGGCCTCGGCACAGCTCGGCGACTCGTCGGCGCTGGCGGCCCGTTGA
- a CDS encoding DUF732 domain-containing protein: MSKTGAGAGLVGLIATTGLAAPAQASPVDSSFLSDLAGAGIPVADPAATAALGQSVCPMLTEPAGTAAAVAAPVTGLGGGPSMSPQMAQLFTEIAVQIYCPQMLSQLASGQMPDLPQIPGMSVGIPGLSGGIPAIPAIPGF; this comes from the coding sequence ATGAGCAAGACGGGCGCGGGGGCGGGCTTAGTAGGCCTGATCGCCACCACGGGGTTGGCGGCACCGGCGCAGGCGAGCCCGGTGGACTCCTCGTTCCTGTCCGATCTGGCCGGGGCCGGCATCCCGGTCGCCGACCCCGCCGCAACGGCTGCCCTCGGCCAATCCGTCTGCCCGATGCTGACCGAGCCGGCCGGCACCGCCGCAGCTGTGGCGGCCCCGGTCACCGGCCTGGGCGGCGGGCCCAGCATGTCGCCCCAGATGGCGCAGCTGTTCACCGAGATCGCCGTGCAAATCTACTGCCCGCAGATGCTGTCGCAACTGGCCAGCGGCCAGATGCCGGATCTGCCGCAGATCCCGGGGATGTCGGTCGGGATCCCCGGCTTGTCGGGTGGAATCCCAGCCATTCCGGCTATTCCCGGGTTTTAG